AATCAAACTAGCAAATAGTTTTGAAATTACATTAAGTGAGATTGATGAACTTGGTGAAAAATTAAATATGGATTTTTCTGCTATCCCTGAATTAAATTTATCTTTAGAATTCAGAAATTTAAAAAAAGCAGCTAATAGTCAGTTATATCTACATTTCAATGAAGAATTAATGGTGGCATAATGAGTATAGCAATTAATATCGAGAAAGCTGTATTAAGCTCAATTTTATTCAATCCCGAAGAGTTTGAGAAAATAAATGAGATTCTAAAAGCAGATGATTTTTTTTCGTCTGCTCATCAAAAGATTTTTGAAGTAATGCAAAAACTTTATGATGAAGAAATGCCTATTGTTGAAGATTTTATTTCAAAAAGATTGAATAATTCAAAATTAAATGATGTGTTAATTGATATTTTATCTGCTAATCCTATAACAAATTCTATTGCTTACGCAAAAGAAATAAAAAAAGATAGTTTAACAAGACAAATACAACATTTAAGTTCTAAATTACAACATCAATTTGATATTAAAATCATTGATAAAATTTCAGAATTGAAAAATGAACTAGAAAATTTAAAATTTATTAAAGAATTAAAAAACATAGATGAAATAAGTTCTTTATTTCAAAAATATGATTTAAATTATTTAGAAGTTGAGAATGTTAAATTTGAGTATTTAATTGATAATTTACTTGTAAAAAATGAAATTACTATGATAGTGGCACGTCCTGCAATTGGAAAAAGTTTAACAACGTTTGCTTTTGTTAATATGATTCTTTTAAATAGTAAAGTTTCCAAAATAATATATCTTGATGGAGATAATGGGCTTACTACTATAAAAGAGAGAAAAGTTCATATTGTAAAAGAAAATCATGGTGATAAACTTATTTATTTACAAGGATTAAAAGCTTCAGAATTTAATATAGTGATTAAAAATTTATTAAAATCAAATTTAGATGATATATTAATAGTTTTTGATTCAATTAAAAATTTCATGCAAGGTGGAGATAGAGACAAAAACAGAGATGTTTCTAAGGTTATGGAAATTTTAAAAACACTTAGAAACAATGGTGCGACTGTTATTTTTCTACACCATTCTAATAAACCATCAAAAGATATTGATGAATTGATGTATGCGGGATCTAGTGCTTGGGAAGAAGATTCCACAAATGCTTTTATTCTAAAGAATAATAAAGATAAAAAAGCATTTATCTTTATACCAATAAAAATGAGATCTGGAGATTTAAAAGAGATGGCATTTACATATTGTGAATATTCACATACTCTAAATCAAATTGATTTAGATATAGCAAAAGAGACAAATGAAGAACTAGAAATAAGAAATGAAATCATTGATTTTATTTCAAATTCAAAAGAAGAGCCTAATTATAGTGAAATTCTAAATCACTTGATGAATAATGGATATCCAAAAATGAAAAGTACTGATGTACTAAAAAATGGTAAAGACAAATTTTGGGAATCAAAAAAATTGAAGCAATTTAATAAAACTATATTTTTATTAATAGATCAAAATAAAGATTTCAATAAACCAATCAAAATTGTTTTTGAAAATGAAGTACGTAAAGTAAGTTAGATAACTTAGACAACTGGGGAAGTCCATTTTATGGGCTTTACTAGAGAACAATTTTTTTGGTGTTGTTTGGACAACCTGGACAACTAACATTTAATAATTTTTTTAAAGGAAATAATATGCAAAATCCAACTAGTAATGATAGATTAATAAGATTAGATGAAGTGTTAAAAGAAATAGGGATAAAAAAAACAAATTTTTACGAAACAATTAAAGAACTAAAAAAAGGAGCCGAAAGGGAACAAAATGAAGCTAAAAAACAAGAAATTCTAACTCTATATGTCCTCGTAAAACAAAAAAAATTCGGAAGAACATCGATCTGGTCATATAATCAAATTCAACAATTCATTTCCCATATAAAAACTGGATATGCTCAAAAAATTTTAGATTATATTAAATATAAAAATGTAGCTTGATTATTTTCAAGAATAAATATACGATAATGTATATTTATTCTTATTGACTTAAGCTTACACTAAATTATTCAACCAATCTGCCCACCATTGCATAAGTTTTCTTTTTTCTTCTATATATTTATATTTTGATTCTCTATTATAAGCTGCTTTTACCCTGTTTGGCTCTGAATGAGCGAGACAAGATTCTATGATATCACTATGTAAATGATGTTTAGCTACATTTTCATATGCATTTGTTGAAAACATAGCTC
The genomic region above belongs to Arcobacter ellisii and contains:
- a CDS encoding DnaB-like helicase N-terminal domain-containing protein; this encodes MSIAINIEKAVLSSILFNPEEFEKINEILKADDFFSSAHQKIFEVMQKLYDEEMPIVEDFISKRLNNSKLNDVLIDILSANPITNSIAYAKEIKKDSLTRQIQHLSSKLQHQFDIKIIDKISELKNELENLKFIKELKNIDEISSLFQKYDLNYLEVENVKFEYLIDNLLVKNEITMIVARPAIGKSLTTFAFVNMILLNSKVSKIIYLDGDNGLTTIKERKVHIVKENHGDKLIYLQGLKASEFNIVIKNLLKSNLDDILIVFDSIKNFMQGGDRDKNRDVSKVMEILKTLRNNGATVIFLHHSNKPSKDIDELMYAGSSAWEEDSTNAFILKNNKDKKAFIFIPIKMRSGDLKEMAFTYCEYSHTLNQIDLDIAKETNEELEIRNEIIDFISNSKEEPNYSEILNHLMNNGYPKMKSTDVLKNGKDKFWESKKLKQFNKTIFLLIDQNKDFNKPIKIVFENEVRKVS